The following DNA comes from Anastrepha obliqua isolate idAnaObli1 chromosome 1, idAnaObli1_1.0, whole genome shotgun sequence.
tagagatgatggttgttgatagaagggcttttagaaccgcttggctatctgaaagtatgtagatgtgagtacctctcattttcctgctaaggcattctctcacacatatttctttggcatgtatttctgcctggaatattgttgggtagagtcccatcggaatcgattttttgaatttaggcccattgattcttgcccctgttctaccattttccaatttggacccatcagtaaaccatagctgagagccaggtttgaaaatGATAGaatggaagttcctgaagagtattggtttgggtgatagtatatcatccctatgaagaatgggactatgtaggaagtcttctaagatctttaaatgtcccttcatatccccacttttaagttcagatataccttttaatcttaaggcactcgagcgagcttccctttcaatcacGATTgaaagcggtggtatgttcaggagcataCCCAATGCCTCCgtggacatgttttcatagcccctgtaataccaacacatatcaggcgatgcagtttatttaattcgtttactgcttttctttgcttgaccttgggccaccatgctaaggatgcataagtgactatgggtttcacaactgtggtgaatgtccagaaggtcattgtAGAGTTTAGTTTCCATGTCTTACCAAAGagccttgtgcaggcaaagaatgcccttgtggcttttaaagtaactctctcaataggggaattccacgtaagcgttttgtcaagactgacgccaagatagttcacttctgtcgagagttgaagtgttgttccattaaaggtcggacatttgagatttatgttccttctcctagtaaacggtacaagtgctgttttggatgggttaatggaaagccctttttccgtgcaccatttgtttattattgtagggcttgctgcatgcgatcggaaatggtttcctcatgccagcctaatacataaactactaggtcatcagtaaccctgagtgtgaaaacctaggttgttcagtttgtggagaagttcatctatgactagagcCCACAAAATAGGAGAGAGTACGCCCCCTTgggggcaacctcttgtggccttGATAGATGtgattgttcctcctagttcggtgctgatcgtcctagatttcaacatgaatattatccatctagtgatgggttcaggtacctccgttagatatagggcattatagattgcctcataggaggtGTTATCAACAGCTATCTGTTTGTGCTCGatagccttttcaataactgttaccaggctgtgtattgcagtctcagtggattttccctgttgataggcaaacTGAAGTCGTTGCAGTGGGAAGTTTGCTAAATCGTTTTCCCTAACATACTGATCAACTATCTTTTCCattattttaaggaaaaatgagctgagactaattggtctgtatgttAACCTCAGCCCATTTGGTAGGTAAATATCCTAGCAGTAAGCTTGCTTtgtatagtctggtcaaattaggGATAATATGGTGTACACCCAGCTGTAAGAGACAGGGGAATATTCCATCAGGtccaggagatttgtatgggatgaatgttTATATCGCCTATTGTACccgcttttcatggaatagcttgtttggtagttttaagttctcagcacTCGCAGATGTAGTAGTTTCGTTGCCAAGTCGACTAAGAACGGAAAAGGACTCAAGTTTGAgcaaaattatatgtattttaattacttatttCTAATACTCTTAGATGCACTCGCTTGCGAATCAATTACTTATGAACTTCTGCCGCTTATGAAATCAGTcagcacaattaaaaaaaaggagccAATTATCACTAAAAAACTCATTAGTTTATTAAAGCAGTCAAATTCTCCCATACTAAGTAAGCTGCACTtgcggtcgcccatcggcaggcaatgacaacacagtatatttctgccatgagaaagcctCTCCATAAACAAACCTTTGCCGTTCGtagataacaaaaaattgtaagtcAACTGTGGGTGGAAAAGCATCCACGCGAGTTACGTACCATCACTCCACCAccctatctatttatttctcttttttgagttgtgacagtattgtcttacatttaatgaaattggaatcatacatcaaactatttaaatgctaagatactaagatttcacaaataaaggttCCCACCAAAAGATTTGCTTAGTATGCAATGTTACACCgacacgtttttcgctcaatgcagttatgctctcaataagcataaGGTACTGCATAAAGTGAGCGCAAAACAGGTGTTATTAGGTGttattagaattaaggaaattgtaaaaagtcagtctgtagattcacagcaaccaagaaggttgaatttgtttaaagaataaaaccgtgaaaaaaaaactttaactttaaaaaactttttgactttagtgttttaatttaagtctaAAGACTTAAAACACATTAGTCGCGCACACAAATTGGGGGAGGAGCTCGCCCAAGCAACCTTACCAACATTCCTCTTAAATGTGCAAGTGTAAGGTGTAGATGTGCAGATGGAGACAAACAAATAGctaacgaaatatttgcttttaaataaaagtattttttttgcaaaaatattttatggcaCGCAgtagaagaaaaattttattttattagaaatattttaaatatttccctgGAGCTTTTTAGCTAGAAAACGAAGTAGAACTATTTCGATttcgataaaaattaaataactaaagCAGGGAAATCCATATAAACGCATGTTTTTATTAGAGCTACGACAAACGAAATATgtagataaaatatttatgcgaATCCGAAATTCTCTTAAAAGATGTATTGAAGTAAGGAAGTAAAACTATTTCGATTtcgattaaaatttaatttttgcatattttcgtcATAAATTGATATTTTCGCATGTTTCGCTTTTATTTAGATTGTAAGTACAAATTTCCTCCGCAatggaaatatttacaaaaatatttgtgcaaaTATGTTTTATCTTTGCAGCTTAacgaatatttaatattttactgcTACCAACTTGTATGAGTATGTATGATTAATACAAACATATTGATTTTTCATATTGCGCATTTGATTgaggaaaaacatatttttccaaaatatttattctGCAACTGACCTGGCAGGATTTTGGTGTGCTGTAATAACTTTTGTAAATGTGAAACGTTCATTTTTCCTTCCGGAATCGGTACATTGTACATTTTacgtcgataaaatcacaaaaataatcaaacttAACCGGAATTTTAGTAGTCTTAGCATCACCCAGAAACTACAGATAGAACACAAaatagttttaagccatttgcgcaaaataacaaataaaaaaaaaatgaattacttTTTCCTCAAACTAATATTAATGAGCCTGTAATAACAGCAGACTTTCGATTCCAGTTTGCCTCTTATACAGAGTTACCGGAAAGGTCATCCTGAATATATCGGACGGCTTTTTAAGATAATacaatgataatacaaaacaggaaTCCttttggaatacatttttttatttcaattcggTAGATCATTTCTTAGGATTTGTTTTCTGAAGATGATACCCAGCATATTTTCGCCGTGGATACTAGTTGCATGGTCCATTAGAATAGTCCAATTCTTAAGTACCCTTTCGAATAAATCTAAGCAAAAATGTGACGCAAACGATGGTCTTTTGGTATCAATTCTTGCtctagctgtattttataggcgcATGAGCCTAGATTCTTACATAAAATTCTCTACGTAGTCAAAGAACATAAGCCCACATGATGAAAACGACGACGAATCGATATTTCGGCGTCCTCTTTAATACTTCGCTCTAAGAGTTTCgcgaacagttttttttttctttcaaaataaatttcgacagcgttgttctggcgttaaacgaacCAAACCTTGCTgagcagaaatgtcaacacagtttgccattctgagCTGTCAAAAAATAGTTATCGACATCGATAGTTCTCGTTCagataaaaaacaaacactCGATATGTTATAAAGAAAAGCTTGCAACCAGGATTCTCTCCGGATGGATTCTTTAtagagggttttccaataacaggtgttattttgaataacccgctatttcggtagatgttactttgatatttgacaaatgGAAACTACACCATTAACACATTGACTGCCAAGGCACTTTCAGCAAATGAGATGCTCTGGGGccacaggattttttttttaaatctcatcaAAGACGTCAAAATTGGAATTTAGGGTAGTGCTGGTAATATTTTCTGCTTAGAAACAGGCAGTTTTTAACTAATTAGTATGTCACACACATATGTTCGACGTAGCGCCTACCGACTTTTTTTAACTCAGGGCCATGGCGGACAAAAACATTGGCTAAACATCAAAATACATCGTCGTCATACAAGCTCTACTTCgttttgttagaaaaaatactCGCAATTCCAGAAAGTGAAGAAGATGAAGATTATAGCTCTGATGACTCTGTAAAGGATCCTATGTATAATCCTACTGCATACTCTTCGGAAAGTGAAGAAGATGAGGAGGTCataaataatatagaagaagtTTTTGAAAGCCTAGCACTAGAAGAGAATAGGGAAGAAAGTGATGAAGAACAAGAAAATCGGGTCGCAGGTGAACCCCAAATTATAAATGCTGTCTGGTCTGAATACGAAGGTCGTCATAAAACATTGACTTTTTCGGGAAAATCAGGCCTACAAGTAGATGTCCCACAAAGTGTCACCCCATTTGatgtttttcgtttgtttattgACGATGAAATAATCAACCTCATCGTATTAGAAACAAATAGATACGCTGAGCAACAACAGATTGCAAAAGAATTGAAACGCGAAAGTCGAATGAAAAAATGGACTACAACTAATAGCgatgaaatgaaaaagttcTTGGGACTTGTTTTATAGATAGGTCTTGTTCGATGTGGTAGTATTCCATCATACTGGTCTACAAGTGAAATTTATAAGAACAATGTAGCGCCCAAGGCAAGTCCGCGGAACCGTTTTGAGTTAATACTAGCAAATATACACTTTGCCAACAATGAAACCATTCCAAAAGGGGATAGGACTGGAAAAGTTTCACCACTTATAGATACCtatgttgcaaaaaaaaataccaagaaACTTTATACCCAGCTGAGGATTTTGTAATTGATGAGACTCTTGTGCCTTGGAGGGGTCGCTTAGTATTTCGACAGTATATTCCAAACAAAGCCCATAAGTATGGCATAAAATTATTCAAGCTATGTTCTACAGAAGAATATACATGGGCAAGTAAGATTTACTCAGGAAAGTCAGAGGTTTACGCAAGAAATCTTGGCTGGGACTATCAGTTTACGAAGAACTTTCGCAGGACTTACTAAATCAAGGAAGAACACTGttcattgaaaatttctttacaaACTAATATATGAGTTGGCACTTTCCTTTTTACGACAAAATACACACGTTGTGGGTACACtaagagcaaacaaaaaatatatgcccAAAGAAGTGTTTGATACCAAATTGGAAAAAGGTCAGGTAATTCATAGAGAAGAGCAAAATGGAATTGTGGTACTGAAATGGCGCGATGCTCGTGATGTACGGATTCTGTCAACAAAACACAGTCCACGAATGGTAGAAGAAGCTCAAGATAATAGCGAACAAGCATTAGCTTCTGACCTTGACCAACCATCAACCAGTAACACTTCTGGCTCAAAACGTCGCTTGGcaaagaagaataagaaaaagcCAATAGCCATACTTGCTCACAACAAAGGAAAAGCAGGGATTGATTTATCAGACCAGAACTGTTCTTATGCTACTACTTTGAGGAAGGGCGTGAAGTGGTACCGCAAACTGGGTATAGAATATCTGCTTGGACTATCAGTAGTAAATGCTTTTGTAGTGTACAAGAAAgctacgaaaaaaaataatgcacaaaTACGATGATTTAGAGAACAAATTACTACATCACTTCTAAATTTGCAGAAGCCAGAAAAATATAAGAAGCCGAAACCAGgcaatattcatattttaaaaataaaactaagtgcAAGTAATACAAAATTACGTCGAACATGTACTTTATGTTATTCCAGAATAAAACAAATGGAAGGAGGGGAGATCGCCAGAAAGAAAGCTAAAAGAGTATACACGTATTGCCCAGATTGTCCCCAAGAGCCATTCATGTGTTTAGAATGTTTTGGGAATCACCACAAACAAGTTTAATGGGTTCATTTGTATAACtactttgtaaaaataatatgtaaaaaattttttgttactgcaataaaatgaatttaattttttttttaaaaccaattttttccaattgtttTTTGAGCTGCGCCGAAGCCACTATAACAGAAATTTCATGGGAAGCCAtctattttattattgaaataaaatcatatttatcgTCAATCGTTGCTGTGTGACATGGCGAGAGAGAATAATAGTCGTGTcggacatacatatgtgtcCGACGTGGCGTAAACCGCATAGTACAGTGTCACACATATATGGCCGATGTGGCAGTCAATgtgttaataaaaatggaacgatacacgcttaaacaacacattgaaattattacaattcactataaaaatgatgaatatttggcagagacggttcgtaaaactcgaacatttttgggccatcgtcggaccgcaatacagaattggtgaaaaaattcgagctgttgggacaagttagtgatgtgaagaataaaacccgtgcacgtcacTCAAAATATCCGAAAATATTGCAGTTGTAgccgaaaatgttgaaaaaaaaacccagGGTTGTCCATTCCTCGTTGTTCTTCGGAACTTggtattccacaaacgtcattacgccttattttgcataaagatttgggtcttaaggcttataaagtccagttaacacaagaactcaaaccggccgatcatcaacaacatcGCCACTTTggtgattgggtcgttgaaatgcattaaaataatacggaattccatcgaaaaatcatcttgagtgatgaggcctattttcacctcggtggcttcgtcaacaagcaaaattgtcggatctggggctcagaaaatccaagagctaTTGTCGAAAAGCCTCtatatcctcaacgtgtgactgtttggtgcggtttatggtccggcggagtcattggaccttactttttcgaagttatggtgaatggattgcgctacagagagatgattaacgatttggATATTATTGAtctgccacacaagcaacgaaaccattgatcttttatgaaaataacacctcttattggaaaaccctttataaaacaactctaaaaaatattaataaaaagtaaaacaaaacatatattttatgaaaggaaattaaattcaaatcacAACGGAAGAAATAAGATCATGTAGTagcatgacaaaaaaaaatttatttcgactCGTTCTTATTTCCTGCAAATACTTCTAGAAATTCTCTCCATCGCGGGAGTTCGAGTCTCTGCTGATATAAAGATGTGCTGCACCCTTCAACCGCTCTAGTGACATGAAACGCTTGATGCTGCAATTTTATCTTCAAATTGTTTTCCATTCACAtgcactttttctttcattttcgcAAGTTGTTATGGAAAGAGTTgctaaaatagttaaaaaattatatgtatttggcAGTGCAGTCTATCTTTTTTAGCACAGTTCAGtatctttgaaatttgtttttggacTTTTCTCGGTCTTCTTAgcgcaaattattttattattattactatttactaaatatttaatcTGAACTTCCTCAAAACCGCTTTCTAAGTCATCAGATTGTCGAATATTTCGATTGTGGAAGTATTCGCCGGTGTTAACTTAAAACAGTTTCTCTAATAAAGTGTTAACACAACACTGCTGGCTCTGGGTATTAAATTCGCTGTTAACACTAGAAGGGTCGCGTATCTAACTATACCTTCAAAGACCGCGGCCGTCAATTTGACGGTATTAGAGATTCAATCAGAATGcacatgaaattattgtatatttcgctttaaaattaaacaaaaatatttaaaattttatttttattagtagttACAAATTAAGTATAGCACTTAAGTCGAGTAACATttgtaacaaataatattttttttttagatcttttatacatttaccacaaacagcttttttacaTATTGTGCAGTTTTCACAcgttctattttttttacaattatgatTGACTTGACATTGCCGCCTCTTATTGTTTGTAGTAGATTGTTCACTTGTTTCAAAATTACTTCAAATTGACGGTATGCGGTCTTATTAGGTATTTCTAAAGGAATTTCATAAACCACATATATACTAAAAGTTTTCTATtgttatttgagcaaacaataacaaattaggaaaagtaataaaatatgaaaatgaacaaaaacatattttgcaaaatatttaagaatgaaatcgtgatgccgtcaaattgacggctTTGGTCTTTCTAGTGTTAAAGTAACAGTGTTCGCAATTTTGAGCACAATtcgattacaaaaaatatatattttttttattatttcttccataaaatattacacctgtcgttagacaataagtaatttgatttacaaaaagatggaatgagagtgatattgaagggccaatgcccccaagctcatttagaagaaatatatacatattatttaaaaacaagtggttaacaaacaatgacatatacgattagttgacaattgattacaaggattttgtaagatctgttggtgtttgacggttaagccgactttgggtagatttttctttatttggtagtcttctcatcataagatttgtattgtttcatcaatagtatcgatgtcaaggtcgcgatgaatatctgcgttaggtatgtaccaaggtgcattagttaaggtcctaagtattttagactgaactcgttgaagtatacttagattactttttgcagcagtgccccaaatctcaattccatatttccagattggagcaattatcgttcgataaataagtactttattttgcaatgatagattggactgaggtccaagtagccagtacaaattcttaaaacgatttttaacttcatttcgctttttctttatatgctccTGCCAGTTTAATTTCGAGTCGATCGTAATACCCAGGTATTTCGCTTTGGTGTCAATATTCACGGCAGAATTACCAACGCTAACTGGTTCAATGGTTGTCCTTCGGTTTGTGTAGTTTACTTGTAttgttttgtcaaaaaatatatgtgacacaggaaaaataccaaaataccgaaatacaaaataattttactgtTCATTTCTTTTCGTGTAGATTTTAAATAATGTacgatgaaaataaaataaaaaatagttatttccattgaagagcaaaaaatttcaatgttCAATTCTGCACCGACTGCCCGGACAAGAACTGCAGATTTCAATAGATTAAAAATCCGTATTTCAGGTTGCATAGCAGTTAATTCACGAGTTTCGCTCTAAGCTGTACAAATACAGTGTATGACACTTGAACTGTAAATGCAAGGCTTACACAGCAGAAATATGGGCATTTGGCTTATGTCAATGAACCGAACGCACATCCGAAACGGTAGGCACACGCATACGCGTTGTTGCGTGTTTTTGGATTAAGGTAAAATAATACCAAaacaatttttccatttataaacGAAATATTTATGTTATGCATACAAGAAATAAATATCACTGAGTGAGGGCAACTGTATGCAAAAATGCCATCAACAGAAAGTGTTGGCGGATACGCTGTGTTGCTATGGAATGCGAAATGCGAAATCGTGGCACAAATTGCATGGAATTTACTTAAAGGTAATAATGGAAACGAGAAATGAAAACAttaacatttaaattatttttattagtatttcaaGTGACGATGCAATGAAACTCACTAAGcaactaataattaaattatttttattaattttagaaattgagatacattttttttgttttttgtattgtttgaaataaaaataaatacataaatgcgtacatacagaaaatttatcatccaattttgtttttgcttacttagtaaaaagaaaataaatgattttgagtgatggaaatgtttatttcgacctttacccgctccattgcttgtttttttttttttttgtatgcaacaGCTGCCTAGTTTACAATCGTCGAATATAATAGACGTACATATATGTGATTATCTTACAACAGAGTTCGCATCATTAAAGCCTAGTTTCAACTTCTTTATAACTAcgtgcaaataacaaaaaataaataaaataataagcaaataaaaaataaatagtaaattatTTACCAAATACTCAAACCAACTTTGCTTTACCCCCATAAAAACGCGGTCTGCCCTTTCGCTAgaatgcaacattttcaatgtaAAGGTGTATACCAACTTTAATTCGGCTAGAACTTAGCCTACTTGATtccctattaattttttcatacaccTATGTAATCAAATGGCATaataaaaagaacaacaacactTTCCATTTCTGCAAAGTCTTCTTCTACACAGCACTGAACTTTATCTAACGTTCCATTAATGCAAGGCTTACAAAACGAAttgattttcactttttaataacTTAATAATGAAGTGTAGTTATGGTTAAATGCAGACGCATGTTGACACACACCAACTGTAGCTAATTTGTTGTTGCCATGCCAACAATAAGCCACATTGAAATGCAAATATTGACATTAGAAACGCTTAAATAGCAGAGCAACAGCAATTTTGTGTACTCGAAGATGAAACTCGAGAGCCGATAAAAGCTACTGAATGAAGCTGCAATTATGTAAACACATACGTATGGatgcatatgtgtgcgtgtgcatgtgtgcgccTATTCATAATGTACGCGAATTTGCATATGAGCAAATATCAAATCGTCAAGTAGACACTTTCTTCTAACAACAAAGTTACAGTCTGACAACAAAAGTTGCCTGAAACGTGAAATgcattatgtatgtgtgtatgtgcgtatgtacatatgtatgcggtGTAATTGTTGCTAATGTCAACAATTTTATTGCTTCCAGTAAAAGTGTTGGCATGAAAGCAAACTAAGCCaagtagcaaataaaaattgacGCATAGCAATGTTGACAACATTAACAAATCGAAATGTTAGACGCGCCGCCACATAACGCACAACGGACATTCCAGGCATTCGGATGAGATCGCATGGACTTGGCAGCAGTTGCGCTCAGTAGTACCGTTACCATTACGAGAGTGCAAAAAACGAAGTGAAACTTTTGCTTGTCTTTAGTAGCTCAATTCAAACGCGATAATTTTCTACTTTACTCTAATTTTATTGCTACAACACGCCTTCAGACAATTATGTATACGaattgtacacacacacacacatgcatgtgtacatatttacctTAGACTGAGTAACAAGAATACAGTGCAATCTCTGTAAACTGAATAGCGAGAACTTGAAGCTAAGCCGAAATAGAATTATTTGAAAAGTATGGCTGCAAGGTTTTCATTGTCTAATGGCAAATATTGAATACAAAGACTAAAAGTTCCTCTACGAGAGCATGCTGATGACGGTGAGTTCGAATTTGTGTCTGCAACAGAGACGGATTTGATACTGTGTGTACATACTGTCAAATCTAATAATATAGGGGCCGACggcatttgtcttaaatttcttaaaattattctaCCATTTGTAATACCATCACTTACGCACATAATTAACTTTTCAATCACCTCATCTACATTTCCATATCTCTGGAAGATAGCAAATATCATACCtgtggcaaaaataaaatgctca
Coding sequences within:
- the LOC129237849 gene encoding piggyBac transposable element-derived protein 4-like, whose product is MYNPTAYSSESEEDEEVINNIEEVFESLALEENREESDEEQENRVAGEPQIINAVWSEYEGRHKTLTFSGKSGLQVDVPQSVTPFDVFRLFIDDEIINLIVLETNRYAEQQQIAKELKRESRMKKWTTTNSDEMKKFLGLVL